From Streptomyces sp. Edi4, one genomic window encodes:
- the egtC gene encoding ergothioneine biosynthesis protein EgtC produces the protein MCRHIAFVGEESALEDVLVRPVSGLYRQAWAPRRQRHGTVNADGFGVGWYVPGDPVPARYRRAGPIWADPNFADLARVVRTRALLAAVRDATEAGADGEAAAAPFASGRRLFSHNGALRDWPDCAAELAASLPARVLLGLEARCDSAFVWALLAHRLDRGDEAGPAMADTVTELAAAAPGSRLNLLLTDGETITATAWGDTLWYLHTPGRFAVVASEPYDDDPRWREVPDRTLVAADRADVLLTPLKEPQ, from the coding sequence ATGTGCCGTCATATCGCCTTCGTGGGCGAGGAGTCCGCGCTCGAGGACGTGTTGGTGCGGCCGGTGTCCGGGCTGTACCGGCAGGCGTGGGCGCCGCGCCGGCAGCGTCACGGGACGGTCAACGCCGACGGCTTCGGTGTCGGCTGGTACGTGCCGGGGGATCCGGTGCCGGCTCGCTACCGGCGCGCAGGGCCGATCTGGGCGGACCCCAACTTCGCCGATCTGGCCCGCGTGGTGCGCACCCGGGCGCTGCTCGCCGCGGTCAGGGACGCGACCGAGGCCGGCGCGGACGGTGAGGCGGCGGCCGCGCCGTTCGCCTCGGGGCGCCGGCTCTTCAGCCACAACGGCGCCCTGCGGGACTGGCCGGACTGCGCGGCGGAACTCGCCGCGAGCCTGCCCGCACGAGTGCTGCTCGGCCTTGAGGCCCGGTGCGACTCCGCATTCGTGTGGGCGCTGCTCGCGCACCGCCTCGACCGCGGCGACGAAGCGGGGCCCGCGATGGCGGACACGGTCACCGAACTGGCCGCCGCCGCGCCCGGCTCACGCCTGAACCTCCTGCTCACCGACGGAGAGACGATCACCGCGACGGCGTGGGGCGACACCCTGTGGTACCTCCACACCCCGGGCCGCTTCGCCGTCGTCGCCTCCGAACCGTACGACGACGATCCCCGCTGGCGCGAAGTGCCCGACCGGACCCTGGTCGCCGCGGACCGCGCCGATGTCCTGCTCACCCCCCTCAAGGAGCCCCAGTAG
- a CDS encoding cytochrome c oxidase assembly protein — protein MAPHQHGAGQPGAAALLAAAGALGGAVAYLLAAVRLRRRGDRWPPARDAAFVAGAAALMAAALAPPPGGPFTAHMARHLTTGMAAPLLLALARPITLTLRSLPPLPRRRLLAVLGSRPVAFVANPAVAALLDVGGLWLLYRTPLFAAAHERPWLSVLIPLHVFAAGLLFSVSVCSLDPLPCRHGTALRAAALIGAGAAHSVLAKTLYAAPPPGTRGAPGDLARAAEVMYYGGDLVEIALAVVIGLQWYTAGARRLAHEVRRAAARAGQPAPQAAPGPAGSAPYGQ, from the coding sequence TTGGCACCGCATCAGCACGGCGCCGGGCAACCGGGTGCGGCCGCGCTCCTCGCGGCCGCCGGCGCGCTCGGCGGCGCGGTGGCCTATCTGCTCGCGGCGGTCCGGCTGCGCCGCCGGGGCGACCGCTGGCCGCCCGCCCGGGACGCCGCCTTCGTGGCGGGCGCGGCGGCGCTCATGGCGGCGGCGCTCGCCCCGCCGCCCGGCGGCCCCTTCACGGCCCACATGGCGCGGCACCTCACCACCGGCATGGCGGCGCCGCTGCTGCTCGCCCTGGCCCGCCCCATCACGCTCACCTTGCGCTCTCTGCCTCCGCTCCCCCGCCGCCGGCTCCTGGCCGTGCTGGGCTCGCGGCCGGTCGCGTTCGTGGCGAACCCGGCGGTGGCCGCGCTGCTCGACGTCGGCGGGCTGTGGCTCCTCTACCGCACCCCGCTGTTCGCGGCCGCACACGAGCGACCCTGGCTCTCGGTCCTGATCCCGCTCCACGTGTTCGCGGCCGGGCTGCTGTTCTCGGTCTCGGTGTGCTCGCTCGACCCGCTGCCGTGCCGGCACGGGACAGCGCTGCGGGCGGCCGCGCTCATCGGCGCGGGCGCGGCCCACTCCGTCCTCGCCAAGACCCTCTACGCCGCTCCCCCGCCCGGCACCCGGGGCGCGCCGGGCGACCTCGCGAGGGCCGCCGAGGTCATGTATTACGGCGGCGACCTGGTGGAGATCGCCCTCGCGGTGGTCATCGGACTCCAGTGGTACACGGCCGGCGCCCGCCGCCTCGCCCATGAGGTCCGCAGGGCGGCGGCGCGGGCCGGGCAGCCCGCGCCTCAGGCCGCGCCCGGCCCCGCCGGATCAGCCCCGTACGGTCAGTGA
- a CDS encoding NAD(P)/FAD-dependent oxidoreductase, with protein MARPRILVVGAGFAGVECVRRLERRLTPGEAEISLVTPFSYQLYLPLLPQVAAGVLTPQSVAVSLRRSAKHRTRIIPGGAIGVDPKAKICVIRKITGETLDQPYDYIVLAPGSVTRTFDIPGLVENARGMKTLAEAAYIRDHVISQLDLADASEDEDERASRLRFVVVGGGYAGTETAACLQRITQHAIKKYPRLDPRQIKWHLIDIAPKLMPELGDKLGKVALEILRKRGIEVSLGVSIAEAGADKVTFTDGRVLPCRTLIWTAGVAASPLVGTLEAETERGRLLVTPEMTVPELDGVFALGDAAAVPDLAKGDGAFCPPTAQHAMRQGPKAADNVVAALRGEPLVPYVHKDLGLVVDLGGRDAVSKPLGIELRGLPAQAVARGYHWSALRTNVAKTRVLTNWMLNAVAGDDFVRTGFQAQKPATLKDFEYTDAYLTPEEVRSHTASLTVRG; from the coding sequence GTGGCACGACCGAGGATTCTCGTCGTAGGCGCCGGCTTCGCCGGAGTCGAATGCGTACGGCGCCTGGAACGCCGCCTCACCCCGGGAGAAGCGGAGATCTCCCTGGTCACGCCGTTCTCCTACCAGCTGTATCTGCCGCTGCTGCCGCAGGTCGCGGCCGGGGTGCTCACCCCGCAGTCGGTGGCGGTGTCCCTGCGGCGCAGCGCCAAGCACCGCACCCGCATCATCCCGGGCGGCGCCATCGGAGTGGACCCCAAGGCGAAGATCTGCGTGATCCGCAAGATCACCGGCGAAACACTCGACCAGCCGTACGACTACATCGTGCTGGCCCCGGGCAGCGTGACCCGCACCTTCGACATCCCCGGCCTTGTCGAGAACGCCCGTGGCATGAAGACGCTCGCCGAGGCCGCCTACATCCGCGACCACGTCATCTCCCAGCTCGACCTCGCCGACGCGAGCGAGGACGAGGACGAGCGGGCGTCCCGGCTGCGCTTCGTCGTGGTCGGCGGCGGCTACGCGGGCACCGAGACCGCGGCATGCCTGCAACGGATCACCCAGCACGCGATCAAGAAGTACCCCCGCCTCGACCCGCGCCAGATCAAGTGGCACCTCATCGACATCGCGCCCAAGCTCATGCCCGAACTGGGCGACAAGCTCGGCAAGGTGGCCCTGGAGATCCTGCGCAAGCGCGGCATCGAGGTCTCGCTCGGTGTGTCCATCGCCGAGGCGGGCGCCGACAAGGTGACCTTCACCGACGGCCGCGTCCTGCCCTGCCGCACCCTCATCTGGACGGCGGGCGTCGCCGCGAGTCCGCTCGTGGGCACCCTGGAGGCCGAGACCGAACGCGGCCGCCTCCTGGTCACCCCCGAGATGACCGTGCCGGAGCTCGACGGGGTGTTCGCGCTCGGTGACGCCGCCGCCGTGCCCGACCTCGCCAAGGGCGACGGCGCCTTCTGCCCGCCCACCGCGCAGCACGCCATGCGCCAGGGCCCCAAGGCCGCCGACAACGTCGTCGCCGCGCTGCGCGGCGAGCCGCTGGTGCCCTACGTCCACAAGGACCTCGGTCTGGTCGTCGACCTCGGCGGCCGTGACGCCGTGTCCAAGCCGCTCGGCATCGAACTGCGCGGCCTGCCCGCCCAGGCGGTGGCCCGTGGCTACCACTGGTCTGCCCTGCGCACCAATGTCGCCAAGACCCGCGTCCTGACCAACTGGATGCTGAACGCGGTCGCGGGCGACGACTTCGTCCGCACCGGCTTCCAGGCCCAAAAGCCCGCCACGCTCAAGGACTTCGAGTACACCGACGCCTACCTCACCCCCGAAGAGGTCCGCTCGCACACCGCCTCACTGACCGTACGGGGCTGA
- the egtD gene encoding L-histidine N(alpha)-methyltransferase: MRPFQLTRTLPEDATGAALRADVLHGLTRTPKSLPPKWFYDARGSELFEEITRLPDYYPTRAEREILRDRAPEIAAATGARTLVELGSGSSEKTRLLLDALTGPLTYLPVDVSESALTGAAHGLLADHPGLRVHALIADFTQVLELPEAPGPRLVAFLGGTIGNLLPAQRAEFLISVRKLMAPGDFLLIGTDLVKEESALVRAYDDATGVTAAFNKNVLRVIDRELGADFDPDDFDHVALWNREEEWIEMRLRARRELTVKIPGLDLAVSFTAGEEMRTEVSAKFREDGVRKELSAAGFVPSRWWTDAAGRFALSLATAG; this comes from the coding sequence GTGCGCCCGTTCCAGTTGACCCGCACCCTGCCCGAGGACGCCACCGGGGCCGCACTGCGCGCCGATGTGCTGCACGGGCTCACCCGGACACCCAAGTCCCTTCCTCCCAAGTGGTTCTACGACGCGCGCGGCAGCGAGCTGTTCGAGGAGATCACCCGGCTGCCCGACTACTACCCGACCCGGGCCGAACGCGAGATCCTGCGCGATCGCGCTCCTGAGATAGCCGCCGCGACCGGGGCGCGCACCCTGGTCGAGCTGGGTTCCGGCTCGTCGGAGAAGACCCGGCTGCTCCTGGACGCGCTGACCGGGCCGCTCACGTACCTCCCGGTGGATGTCAGTGAGAGCGCCCTCACCGGCGCGGCGCACGGGCTGCTCGCCGACCACCCCGGTCTGCGCGTCCACGCGCTCATCGCGGACTTCACGCAGGTGCTCGAACTGCCCGAGGCGCCCGGGCCCCGGCTCGTGGCGTTCCTCGGCGGCACCATCGGCAACCTGCTGCCCGCGCAGCGAGCCGAATTCCTCATCTCGGTGCGGAAGTTGATGGCACCGGGCGATTTCCTGCTGATCGGTACCGACCTGGTGAAGGAGGAGAGCGCCCTGGTCCGCGCCTACGACGACGCGACGGGGGTGACGGCGGCCTTCAACAAGAACGTACTCCGTGTCATCGACCGCGAGCTCGGCGCGGACTTCGATCCGGACGACTTCGACCACGTGGCGCTGTGGAACCGCGAGGAGGAGTGGATCGAGATGCGGCTGCGGGCCCGGCGCGAGCTGACCGTCAAGATTCCCGGCCTCGATCTGGCGGTCTCCTTCACGGCGGGTGAGGAGATGCGCACCGAGGTGTCCGCGAAGTTCCGTGAGGACGGCGTGCGGAAGGAGCTGAGCGCCGCGGGGTTCGTGCCCTCGCGCTGGTGGACGGACGCCGCCGGACGGTTCGCGCTCTCGCTCGCGACGGCGGGCTGA
- a CDS encoding extracellular solute-binding protein, translating into MIRRTLACSVALASVCALSGCGALPGFGGNTTKVTVWLMKDSASDDFVQRFKKGFEKEHDGVELDVRIQEWTGINQKITAALKDGDVPDVIEVGNTQVPQYAASGGLLDMTLESLRDWGSDDWLPGLAQPGNVDGMQYGIPWYAANRVVIYNKDLFAEAGISKPPKDRAEWLADTKKLNSGSRQGIYLAGQDWYTLAGFVWDEGGELAQEDTGDWKGALDSPAALRGMDFYKQLQALGRGPKNADEETPPQAGVFARGDVAQMIAVPGAAKAIQKANPKLADKLGYFPIPGPTDAKPGAVFTGGSDLIIPRRTGHRAQAVQVVAALTGQKWQTDLALTMNYVPNKSRLAPAVEAQVGTAAMAKGAAQGRATPNSPQWAAVEADNPIKPYMTAVLAGDDPKKAAKTASDRITTLLFP; encoded by the coding sequence ATGATCCGCCGTACTCTCGCCTGCTCCGTAGCGCTCGCCTCGGTCTGCGCCCTCAGTGGCTGCGGCGCACTGCCGGGCTTCGGCGGGAACACCACCAAGGTGACCGTCTGGCTCATGAAGGACAGCGCGTCCGACGACTTCGTGCAGCGTTTCAAGAAGGGCTTCGAGAAGGAGCACGACGGCGTCGAGCTCGACGTCCGGATCCAGGAGTGGACCGGGATCAACCAGAAGATCACGGCCGCGCTGAAGGACGGCGACGTGCCGGACGTCATCGAGGTCGGCAACACCCAGGTGCCCCAGTACGCGGCGAGCGGCGGCCTGCTCGACATGACCCTGGAGTCACTGCGTGACTGGGGCAGCGACGACTGGCTCCCCGGCCTCGCCCAGCCCGGCAACGTGGACGGCATGCAGTACGGCATACCGTGGTACGCCGCCAACCGCGTCGTGATCTACAACAAGGACCTCTTCGCCGAGGCCGGCATCAGCAAGCCGCCCAAGGACCGCGCGGAGTGGCTGGCCGACACCAAGAAGCTCAACTCCGGCTCCAGGCAAGGGATTTACCTCGCGGGCCAGGATTGGTACACCCTGGCCGGATTCGTCTGGGACGAGGGCGGGGAGCTCGCCCAGGAGGACACCGGCGACTGGAAGGGCGCGCTCGACAGCCCGGCCGCGCTGCGCGGCATGGACTTCTACAAGCAGCTCCAGGCGCTCGGGCGCGGCCCGAAGAACGCGGACGAGGAGACGCCGCCGCAGGCCGGCGTCTTCGCGCGGGGCGACGTCGCCCAGATGATCGCGGTGCCCGGGGCCGCGAAGGCCATCCAGAAGGCGAACCCGAAGCTCGCCGACAAGCTCGGCTACTTCCCGATCCCGGGCCCCACGGACGCGAAGCCGGGCGCGGTCTTCACCGGCGGCTCCGACTTGATCATTCCGCGCAGGACCGGGCACCGAGCCCAGGCGGTCCAGGTGGTCGCGGCGCTGACCGGGCAGAAGTGGCAGACCGATCTGGCCCTGACCATGAACTACGTACCCAACAAGTCCCGCCTGGCCCCCGCCGTCGAGGCCCAGGTGGGCACCGCGGCCATGGCCAAGGGCGCGGCCCAGGGCCGCGCCACCCCCAATTCGCCCCAGTGGGCGGCCGTCGAGGCGGACAACCCCATCAAGCCGTACATGACGGCCGTGCTCGCAGGAGACGACCCGAAGAAGGCCGCGAAGACCGCGTCCGACCGGATCACGACGCTGCTCTTCCCGTGA
- a CDS encoding DUF2243 domain-containing protein — MATPPGSPAGPPASSPASPPASSQPGRTPSLRARSAWSGVLIGVGFAAFVDETVFHQLLHWHHFYDRSTPEVGLVSDGLFHAFGWFAVVIGLFMVADLRHRAALAGRALAGGVLTGLGAFQLYDGTVQHKLMKLHQIRYHVDLVPYDLTWNILAVVFLASGVLLLRSARRPKAR; from the coding sequence ATGGCGACTCCACCTGGTTCCCCCGCCGGTCCCCCGGCCTCTTCCCCTGCCTCTCCCCCGGCTTCTTCGCAGCCCGGGCGAACCCCTTCCCTGCGCGCCCGCTCTGCCTGGTCGGGCGTCCTCATCGGGGTCGGCTTCGCCGCGTTCGTCGACGAGACGGTCTTCCACCAGCTGCTGCACTGGCACCACTTCTACGACCGCTCCACGCCGGAGGTGGGCCTGGTCTCCGACGGGCTCTTCCACGCCTTCGGCTGGTTCGCCGTGGTCATCGGCCTGTTCATGGTCGCCGATCTGCGCCACCGCGCGGCGCTCGCGGGGCGCGCCTTGGCCGGGGGCGTCCTGACCGGCCTTGGGGCCTTCCAGCTGTACGACGGCACCGTCCAGCACAAGCTGATGAAGCTGCACCAGATCCGCTACCACGTCGACCTCGTCCCCTACGACCTGACCTGGAACATCCTCGCCGTGGTGTTCCTGGCGAGCGGGGTGCTGCTGCTCCGGTCCGCGCGACGGCCCAAAGCGCGGTGA
- the egtA gene encoding ergothioneine biosynthesis glutamate--cysteine ligase EgtA, which translates to MTARELTETAADDLLRCICFKTGPPRSVGVELEWLVHDGARPGLRVPHDRLESAFAALRTLPLRSALTFEPGGQLELSSLPAASLMECVSGVSADLVAVRAALRERGLTLVGAGQDPVHPPRRMLRQARYDAMEAHLDRTGPAGRAMMCSSASVQVCVDAGYEEPGPLGYGRRWLMAHLLGAVLVAAFANSPASEGRLTGWRSTRQANWAALDPVCALAPALDAAPRAAWAAHVLDAPVMCVRADHGPWSAPPGLTFRQWLRTGLPRPPTRADLDYHLTTLFPPVRPRGHLELRMIDAQPGDDGWSVPLAVTSALFDDPQAAEMAYRTVKPLAERAGSLPAPRNPLWRSAARDGLADPELREAATACFAAALDALPRLGASRELQDRVAAFAEHYVLLGRCPADDAPSPAAPKDLLP; encoded by the coding sequence ATGACCGCACGTGAGTTGACCGAGACGGCAGCCGACGACCTGCTGCGATGTATCTGCTTCAAGACGGGCCCGCCACGCTCCGTCGGCGTGGAGCTGGAATGGCTCGTCCACGATGGGGCCCGGCCCGGGCTCCGTGTCCCGCACGACCGTCTGGAATCCGCTTTCGCCGCGTTGCGCACTCTGCCGCTTCGCTCGGCGCTCACCTTCGAACCCGGCGGCCAGCTGGAGCTCAGCTCGCTGCCCGCCGCATCCCTCATGGAGTGTGTCTCAGGCGTCTCGGCCGACCTGGTCGCGGTGCGCGCCGCGCTGCGCGAGCGTGGGCTCACGCTCGTCGGCGCAGGTCAGGACCCCGTGCATCCCCCGCGCCGCATGCTGCGTCAGGCTCGGTACGACGCGATGGAGGCGCATCTGGACCGGACGGGTCCTGCCGGCCGGGCCATGATGTGTTCCTCCGCGTCCGTGCAGGTCTGCGTCGACGCCGGATATGAGGAGCCCGGTCCGCTCGGCTACGGGCGGCGCTGGCTGATGGCGCACCTTCTGGGCGCCGTCCTGGTCGCCGCGTTCGCCAACTCCCCCGCCAGTGAAGGACGGTTGACCGGATGGCGGTCGACCCGACAGGCCAACTGGGCCGCTCTCGACCCGGTGTGCGCGCTGGCCCCCGCTCTCGACGCGGCGCCGCGTGCGGCCTGGGCCGCGCATGTGCTGGACGCCCCGGTCATGTGCGTACGCGCCGACCACGGCCCCTGGTCGGCTCCGCCGGGGCTCACCTTCCGGCAGTGGCTGCGCACCGGGCTGCCGCGGCCCCCGACCCGCGCCGATCTCGACTACCACCTCACCACCCTCTTCCCGCCCGTGCGGCCGCGCGGGCATCTGGAACTGCGCATGATCGACGCGCAGCCCGGCGACGACGGCTGGAGTGTGCCGCTCGCCGTGACCAGCGCGCTCTTCGACGATCCCCAGGCGGCCGAGATGGCCTATCGCACCGTCAAACCCCTTGCGGAGCGCGCGGGTTCGCTGCCAGCCCCGCGCAATCCGCTGTGGCGGTCGGCCGCCAGGGACGGCCTGGCCGATCCCGAGCTGCGCGAGGCGGCCACGGCCTGCTTCGCCGCGGCGCTCGACGCGCTCCCCCGCCTCGGCGCGTCCCGCGAGCTCCAGGACCGGGTCGCCGCCTTCGCCGAGCACTACGTCCTGCTGGGCCGGTGCCCCGCCGACGACGCCCCCTCACCCGCCGCACCGAAGGACCTCCTGCCATGA
- a CDS encoding dodecin, with the protein MTHHTYRVSEIVGTSHEGVDQAIRNGVARASQTLRNLDWFEVTQVRGHIENGVIEHYQVGLKVGFRLDDDAEV; encoded by the coding sequence ATGACCCACCACACGTACCGCGTCAGCGAGATCGTCGGCACCTCCCACGAGGGCGTGGACCAGGCCATCCGCAACGGGGTCGCCCGCGCGTCCCAGACCCTGCGCAACCTGGACTGGTTCGAAGTGACCCAAGTACGCGGCCACATCGAGAACGGCGTGATCGAGCATTACCAGGTCGGGCTCAAGGTCGGCTTCCGACTGGACGACGACGCGGAGGTCTGA
- a CDS encoding peptidylprolyl isomerase produces the protein MQNVYFDITIGGEKAGRIVFRLFDDVVPETARNFRELATGQNGYGYAGSSFHRVIPDFMLQGGDFTDGNGTGGKSIFGATFADENFSLKHDRPFLLSMANRGPNTNGSQFFVTTVVTDWLDGKHVVFGEVVEGQDLVKQIEALGTRSGAPRAAVVISESGVVA, from the coding sequence ATGCAGAATGTTTACTTCGACATCACCATTGGCGGCGAGAAGGCCGGCCGCATCGTCTTCCGGCTCTTCGACGACGTCGTCCCGGAGACGGCCCGCAACTTCCGCGAGCTCGCCACCGGACAGAACGGCTACGGCTACGCCGGTTCCTCCTTCCACCGCGTCATCCCGGACTTCATGCTCCAGGGCGGCGACTTCACCGACGGCAACGGCACCGGCGGCAAGAGCATCTTCGGCGCCACGTTCGCCGACGAGAACTTCTCCCTCAAGCACGACCGGCCGTTCCTGCTCTCCATGGCCAACCGCGGCCCGAACACCAACGGCTCGCAGTTCTTCGTGACGACCGTCGTCACCGACTGGCTCGACGGCAAGCACGTCGTCTTCGGCGAGGTCGTCGAGGGCCAGGACCTGGTCAAGCAGATCGAGGCCCTCGGCACCCGCAGCGGCGCCCCCCGCGCCGCCGTCGTCATCAGCGAGAGCGGCGTCGTCGCCTGA
- a CDS encoding nitroreductase family deazaflavin-dependent oxidoreductase produces the protein MPLEGEYEPSTDKWVRDQVETIERSGGSEGMTMRDRPVVLLITRGAKSGKIRKTPLMRVEHSGRYAVVASKGGAPEHPVWYHNVVADPRVELQDGSVRQDMRAREVTGEEKAQWWARAVEAWPDYAEYQKKTDREIPVFVLEAVPGGH, from the coding sequence ATGCCTCTCGAGGGCGAGTACGAGCCGAGTACCGACAAATGGGTGCGTGACCAGGTCGAGACCATCGAGCGATCCGGCGGCTCGGAAGGGATGACGATGCGCGACAGGCCCGTCGTCCTGCTGATCACGCGCGGCGCCAAGAGCGGCAAGATCCGCAAGACGCCGCTGATGCGCGTCGAGCACTCCGGGCGCTACGCGGTGGTCGCCTCCAAGGGCGGCGCGCCCGAGCACCCCGTCTGGTACCACAACGTCGTCGCCGACCCGCGCGTCGAGCTCCAGGACGGCTCCGTGCGCCAGGACATGAGGGCCCGTGAGGTGACGGGCGAGGAGAAGGCGCAGTGGTGGGCGCGGGCCGTCGAGGCGTGGCCGGACTACGCGGAGTACCAGAAGAAGACGGACCGCGAGATCCCGGTGTTCGTCCTGGAAGCGGTACCCGGAGGCCACTGA
- a CDS encoding MsnO8 family LLM class oxidoreductase has protein sequence MSPVIATTRLSVLDRSRVRAGHDGPQALRDTVALAREAERLGYHRFWVSEHHSVPGVAGSAPTVLAAAVASATSTIRVGTGGVMLPNHQPLVVAEQFGVLESLFPGRIDMGLGRSVGFTDGIRKALGRGKEDADDFGAQLAELLGYFDGTQRAHPQVHAHPAEGLTVPAFVLATGKGARVAAEAGLALVIADVRGQEAMLRAIDDYRAAFRPSPHLEHPYVVVSGAVAVADTTEAARRLLLPEAWSTAYSRTRGAFPPLSPPKEVAALDMTERERALFDEALRGQLYGTDEEVADALGTLLGRSGADEFLVTTSTYDRAALFGSYRALARLSGLPAPAGA, from the coding sequence GTGAGCCCAGTAATCGCGACGACCCGTCTCTCCGTACTCGACCGCTCGCGCGTGCGCGCCGGGCACGACGGACCGCAGGCGCTGCGGGACACCGTGGCCCTGGCCCGCGAGGCCGAACGGCTCGGGTACCACCGCTTCTGGGTCTCGGAGCACCATTCCGTGCCCGGCGTCGCGGGCTCCGCGCCGACCGTGCTGGCGGCGGCGGTGGCCTCGGCCACTTCGACGATCCGGGTCGGCACCGGCGGTGTGATGCTGCCCAACCACCAGCCCCTCGTCGTGGCCGAGCAGTTCGGCGTCCTGGAATCGCTCTTCCCCGGGCGGATCGACATGGGGCTCGGGCGTTCCGTGGGCTTCACCGACGGGATCCGCAAGGCCCTCGGCCGTGGCAAGGAGGATGCCGACGACTTCGGCGCGCAGCTGGCCGAACTGCTCGGCTACTTCGACGGGACCCAGCGCGCCCACCCCCAGGTCCACGCCCACCCCGCCGAGGGCCTGACTGTGCCGGCGTTCGTCCTCGCCACGGGCAAGGGCGCCCGCGTCGCAGCCGAGGCCGGGCTCGCGCTGGTCATCGCCGACGTACGCGGCCAGGAGGCGATGCTGCGGGCCATTGACGACTACCGGGCCGCCTTCCGCCCCTCCCCGCACCTGGAGCACCCGTACGTGGTGGTGTCGGGCGCGGTCGCCGTGGCGGACACCACCGAGGCGGCCCGCCGGCTCCTGCTTCCGGAGGCCTGGTCGACGGCGTACTCCCGCACCCGAGGCGCCTTCCCGCCGCTCTCCCCACCCAAGGAGGTCGCCGCGCTGGACATGACCGAACGCGAGCGGGCCCTGTTCGACGAGGCCCTGCGCGGGCAGCTGTACGGAACGGACGAGGAGGTGGCGGACGCGCTCGGCACGCTCCTGGGGCGCAGCGGCGCGGACGAATTCCTCGTCACGACGAGCACGTACGACCGTGCGGCCCTGTTCGGCTCCTACCGCGCGCTGGCCCGGCTGTCGGGACTGCCCGCGCCGGCGGGGGCCTGA
- the egtB gene encoding ergothioneine biosynthesis protein EgtB, with protein MTDPELLRERALVALTAARARTGVLTSSVDDHELTAQHSPLMSPLVWDLAHIGNQEEQWLLRAVAGQDAIRPEIDSLYDAFEHPRAARPSLPLLAPAEARRYAADVRSKALDVLEHTPLRGGPLTDAAFAFGMIAQHEQQHDETMLITHQLRSGPAALTAPDPDPADTEGLPAEVLVPGGPFTMGTSAEPWALDNERPAHHRIVPAFHLDTTPVTCGAYLRFIDDGGYRDSRWWEPAGWEMVREHELTAPLFWRREGGQWLRRRFGVTEPVPADEPVLHVSWYEADAYARWAGRRLPSEAEWEKAARHDPVSGRSRRYPWGDADPTPARANLGQRHLRPAPAGACPEGQSPLGIRQLIGDVWEWTSSDFLPYPGFVAFPYREYSQVFFGPGHKVLRGGAFSVAEVACRGTFRNWDLPVRRQIFAGFRTARDAT; from the coding sequence ATGACCGACCCGGAGCTGCTGAGGGAACGCGCCCTGGTGGCGCTGACCGCCGCACGCGCCCGTACCGGTGTGCTCACCTCCAGCGTCGACGACCACGAACTGACCGCCCAGCACTCGCCGTTGATGTCACCGCTCGTCTGGGACCTCGCCCACATCGGCAACCAGGAGGAGCAGTGGCTGCTGCGCGCCGTCGCGGGCCAGGACGCGATCCGCCCCGAGATCGACTCCCTGTACGACGCCTTCGAGCATCCGCGCGCCGCCCGCCCCTCCCTGCCGTTGCTCGCCCCCGCCGAGGCGCGCCGTTACGCGGCCGATGTGCGTTCCAAAGCGCTCGACGTCCTGGAGCACACCCCGTTGCGCGGCGGGCCCCTGACCGACGCCGCGTTCGCCTTCGGGATGATCGCCCAGCATGAACAGCAGCACGACGAGACCATGCTGATCACGCATCAGCTCAGGAGCGGTCCCGCCGCGCTCACCGCGCCCGATCCGGACCCCGCCGACACCGAGGGACTTCCCGCCGAAGTCCTCGTACCCGGCGGCCCGTTCACCATGGGAACCTCGGCCGAGCCCTGGGCGCTCGACAACGAACGTCCCGCACACCATCGCATCGTGCCCGCCTTCCATCTGGACACCACCCCCGTGACGTGCGGCGCCTATCTGCGCTTCATCGACGACGGCGGGTACCGCGACAGCCGCTGGTGGGAGCCGGCCGGCTGGGAGATGGTCCGCGAGCACGAGCTGACCGCGCCGTTGTTCTGGCGGCGCGAGGGCGGCCAGTGGCTGCGCAGGCGGTTCGGGGTGACCGAGCCCGTGCCCGCCGACGAGCCGGTCCTGCACGTCAGCTGGTACGAGGCCGACGCGTACGCGCGCTGGGCCGGGCGCCGCCTTCCGAGCGAGGCGGAGTGGGAGAAGGCGGCCCGCCACGACCCGGTGTCGGGCCGCTCACGCCGCTACCCATGGGGGGACGCCGACCCCACCCCCGCCCGCGCCAACCTCGGCCAGCGCCATCTGCGCCCCGCGCCCGCCGGGGCCTGTCCCGAGGGCCAATCTCCCCTGGGCATACGGCAGTTGATCGGCGACGTGTGGGAGTGGACGTCGAGCGACTTCCTGCCCTACCCGGGGTTCGTGGCCTTCCCCTACCGGGAGTATTCGCAAGTCTTCTTCGGGCCCGGACACAAGGTGCTGCGCGGGGGCGCGTTCTCCGTGGCGGAGGTCGCGTGCCGCGGCACGTTCCGCAACTGGGACCTGCCGGTGCGCCGTCAGATCTTCGCGGGCTTCCGCACGGCGCGGGATGCGACCTGA